One genomic window of Mesoplodon densirostris isolate mMesDen1 chromosome 14, mMesDen1 primary haplotype, whole genome shotgun sequence includes the following:
- the PAPOLG gene encoding poly(A) polymerase gamma isoform X1, with product MKEMSSNTMLDSQRQQKHYGITSPISLACPKEIDHIYTQKLIDAMKPFGVFEDEEELNHRLVVLGKLNNLVKEWISEVSESKNLPPSVVATVGGKIFTFGSYRLGVHTKGADIDALCVAPRHVERSDFFQSFFEKLKHQDGIRNLRAVEDAFVPVIKFEFDGIEIDLVFARLAIQTISDNLDLRDDSRLRSLDIRCIRSLNGCRVTDEILHLVPNKETFRLTLRAVKLWAKRRGIYSNMLGFLGGVSWAMLVARTCQLYPNAAASTLVHKFFLVFSKWEWPNPVLLKQPEESNLNLPVWDPRVNPSDRYHLMPIITPAYPQQNSTYNVSTSTRTVMVEEFKQGLAVTDEILQGKSDWSKLLEPPNFFQKYRHYIVLTASASTEENHLEWVGLVESKIRVLVGNLERNEFITLAHVNPQSFPGNKEHHKDNNYVSMWFLGIIFRRVENAESVNIDLTYDIQSFTDTVYRQANNINMLKEGMKIEATHVKKKQLHHYLPTEILQKKKKQSLSDVSRSSSGPQSKRSSLDSSCLDSSRDTDNGTPFNSPVSTNKPSKPDIPPSAETERNNAEPATVVVEKPLTVPPAQGLSIPVIGAKVDSAVKAVSPPAVCTIPTVVGRNVIPRITTPHNPAQGQPHLNGKSNITKNVTPKRSHSPSIDGSSKRLKDIEKFIRLESTFKESRAAEDRKRKSMDAIGGECMPIPTIDTSRKKRPPSKELPDTSSPVPANNIRVIKNSIRLTLNRCCSILSLIATYSSLRITCYQIIIYNIMALRWRFYCLNFRCLFLCCGNQCLALWTLIKQVLNTAPFFFLSLML from the exons ATGAAAGAGATGTCTTC AAACACCATGCTGGACAGCCAGCGTCAACAAAAGCATTATGGAATCACCTCTCCAATTAGCTTGGCATGTCCCAAAGAAATTGATCATATTTACACACAGAAATTAATTGATGCCATGAAACCATTTGGAGTATTTGAAGATGAGGAAGAATTGAACCACAG gcTGGTTGTTCTTGGTAAACTGAACAATTTAGTAAAAGAATGGATTTCTGAGGTCAGTGAGAGTAAG aatctcCCACCTTCTGTTGTGGCTACTGTTGGTGGAAAAATTTTCACCTTTGGCTCCTATAGGCTTGGAGTACACACCAAAG GAGCTGACATTGATGCACTTTGTGTTGCTCCAAGACATGTGGAGAGATctgatttttttcagtctttttttgaaaaattgaaacATCAAGATGGCATTAGAAACTTAAGA gCTGTAGAAGATGCCTTTGTGCCTGtcataaaatttgaatttgatGGAATTGAA ATTGATCTAGTCTTTGCAAGACTGGCAATACAAACCATATCAGATAATTTAGATCTAAGAGACGACTCTCGACTGAGAAGCCTTGATATAAGGTGTATTCGCAGCCTAAATG GCTGTAGAGTTACTGATGAAATTTTGCATTTAGTGCCAAATAAAGAAACTTTCAGACTCACCCTAAGAGCAGTCAAACTATGGGCAAAAC GACGTGGTATTTATTCCAACATGTTGGGATTCCTTGGTGGTGTCTCCTGGGCAATGCTAGTTGCAAGAACTTGCCAATTATATCCAAATGCAGCAGCTTCTACTTTAGTTCATAAGTTCTTCTTAGTTTTTTCCAAGTG GGAATGGCCAAATCCTGTGCTGCTAAAGCAACCGGAAGAAAGCAATTTGAATTTGCCAGTTTGGGATCCTCGG GTAAATCCATCAGATAGGTATCATCTCATGCCCATAATCACCCCTGCCTACCCACAACAGAATTCTACGTATAATGTGTCCACATCAACTCGAACAGTAATGGTAGAAGAATTTAAACAAG GTCTCGCAGTTACAGATGAAATTCTTCAAGGGAAATCAGATTGGTCCAAACTCCTTGAGCCGCCAAATTTTTTCCAGAAGTATAG ACATTATATAGTATTGACTGCCAGTGCATCAACAGAAGAAAATCATCTAGAGTG ggTTGGATTAGTAGAATCTAAAATACGTGTACTTGTTGGAAATTTGGAACGGAATGAATTTATTACTCTTGCCCATGTAAATCCCCAATCATTCCCAGGAAATAAGGAACATCATAAGGA caaCAATTACGTATCAATGTGGTTCCTTGGAATAATTTTTCGGAGAGTAGAAAATGCAGAAAGTGTTAATATAGACTTGACATATGATATACAGTCATTTACTGATACAG TGTACAGACAGGCAAACAATATAAACATGCTAAAGGAGGGAATGAAAATTGAAGCaactcatgttaaaaaaaaacagcttcaTCACTACCTTCCCACAGAGAttcttcagaagaagaaaaag CAAAGTCTTTCTGATGTCAGTCGAAGTTCAAGTGGACCTCAATCCAAAAGATCATCTCTGGATAGCAGTTGTTTGGATAGCTCCAGAGACACTGATAATGGAACACCTTTTAATTCCCCAGTGTCTACAAACAAGCCTTCCAAGCCTGATATTCCTCCTTCAGCAGAGACAGAAAG GAATAATGCTGAGCCTGCCACCGTAGTTGTGGAAAAGCCACTGACTGTCCCGCCAGCTCAAGGGTTGTCTATTCCCGTCATTGGTGCAA aagtTGACTCTGCAGTAAAAGCTGTATCACCTCCAGCTGTGTGTACCATTCCTACTGTAGTAGGACGAAATGTCATTCCTAGAATCACAACACCCCACAACCCTGCCCAGGGGCAGCCACATCTAAATGGAAAGTCAAATATAACTAAGAATGTTACCCCCAAAAGATCCCACTCCCCATCCATAGATGGGTCTTCTAAGAGGTTGAAGGACATAGAAAAG tttattcGACTTGAATCAACGTTTAAGGAGTCACGTGCTGctgaagacagaaagagaaaatcaatg gatGCCATTGGAGGAGAATGTATGCCTATTCCAACTATTGATACATCACGCAAAAAG AGACCGCCCAGTAAAGAACTACCAGATACATCATCTCCAGTTCCAGCAAATAACATCCGTGTCATCAAAAATTCCATTCGACTGACCCTAAATCG ATGCTGTAGCATTCTCTCATTGATTGCTACATACAGTTCTCTGAGGATCACCTGCTATCAAATTATCATCTACAATATTATGGCTTTGCGTTGGAGGTTTTACTGCCTTAACTTTCGATGCTTGTTTCTCTGTTGTGGGAACCAGTGCTTGGCTCTCTGGACACTGATAAAACAAGTCCTGAACACcgcccccttcttttttttaagtcttatgtTGTAA
- the PAPOLG gene encoding poly(A) polymerase gamma isoform X3, whose protein sequence is MKEMSSNTMLDSQRQQKHYGITSPISLACPKEIDHIYTQKLIDAMKPFGVFEDEEELNHRLVVLGKLNNLVKEWISEVSESKNLPPSVVATVGGKIFTFGSYRLGVHTKGADIDALCVAPRHVERSDFFQSFFEKLKHQDGIRNLRAVEDAFVPVIKFEFDGIEIDLVFARLAIQTISDNLDLRDDSRLRSLDIRCIRSLNGCRVTDEILHLVPNKETFRLTLRAVKLWAKRRGIYSNMLGFLGGVSWAMLVARTCQLYPNAAASTLVHKFFLVFSKWEWPNPVLLKQPEESNLNLPVWDPRVNPSDRYHLMPIITPAYPQQNSTYNVSTSTRTVMVEEFKQGLAVTDEILQGKSDWSKLLEPPNFFQKYRHYIVLTASASTEENHLEWVGLVESKIRVLVGNLERNEFITLAHVNPQSFPGNKEHHKDNNYVSMWFLGIIFRRVENAESVNIDLTYDIQSFTDTVYRQANNINMLKEGMKIEATHVKKKQLHHYLPTEILQKKKKQSLSDVSRSSSGPQSKRSSLDSSCLDSSRDTDNGTPFNSPVSTNKPSKPDIPPSAETERNNAEPATVVVEKPLTVPPAQGLSIPVIGAKVDSAVKAVSPPAVCTIPTVVGRNVIPRITTPHNPAQGQPHLNGKSNITKNVTPKRSHSPSIDGSSKRLKDIEKFIRLESTFKESRAAEDRKRKSMDAIGGECMPIPTIDTSRKKRPPSKELPDTSSPVPANNIRVIKNSIRLTLNRSKRVI, encoded by the exons ATGAAAGAGATGTCTTC AAACACCATGCTGGACAGCCAGCGTCAACAAAAGCATTATGGAATCACCTCTCCAATTAGCTTGGCATGTCCCAAAGAAATTGATCATATTTACACACAGAAATTAATTGATGCCATGAAACCATTTGGAGTATTTGAAGATGAGGAAGAATTGAACCACAG gcTGGTTGTTCTTGGTAAACTGAACAATTTAGTAAAAGAATGGATTTCTGAGGTCAGTGAGAGTAAG aatctcCCACCTTCTGTTGTGGCTACTGTTGGTGGAAAAATTTTCACCTTTGGCTCCTATAGGCTTGGAGTACACACCAAAG GAGCTGACATTGATGCACTTTGTGTTGCTCCAAGACATGTGGAGAGATctgatttttttcagtctttttttgaaaaattgaaacATCAAGATGGCATTAGAAACTTAAGA gCTGTAGAAGATGCCTTTGTGCCTGtcataaaatttgaatttgatGGAATTGAA ATTGATCTAGTCTTTGCAAGACTGGCAATACAAACCATATCAGATAATTTAGATCTAAGAGACGACTCTCGACTGAGAAGCCTTGATATAAGGTGTATTCGCAGCCTAAATG GCTGTAGAGTTACTGATGAAATTTTGCATTTAGTGCCAAATAAAGAAACTTTCAGACTCACCCTAAGAGCAGTCAAACTATGGGCAAAAC GACGTGGTATTTATTCCAACATGTTGGGATTCCTTGGTGGTGTCTCCTGGGCAATGCTAGTTGCAAGAACTTGCCAATTATATCCAAATGCAGCAGCTTCTACTTTAGTTCATAAGTTCTTCTTAGTTTTTTCCAAGTG GGAATGGCCAAATCCTGTGCTGCTAAAGCAACCGGAAGAAAGCAATTTGAATTTGCCAGTTTGGGATCCTCGG GTAAATCCATCAGATAGGTATCATCTCATGCCCATAATCACCCCTGCCTACCCACAACAGAATTCTACGTATAATGTGTCCACATCAACTCGAACAGTAATGGTAGAAGAATTTAAACAAG GTCTCGCAGTTACAGATGAAATTCTTCAAGGGAAATCAGATTGGTCCAAACTCCTTGAGCCGCCAAATTTTTTCCAGAAGTATAG ACATTATATAGTATTGACTGCCAGTGCATCAACAGAAGAAAATCATCTAGAGTG ggTTGGATTAGTAGAATCTAAAATACGTGTACTTGTTGGAAATTTGGAACGGAATGAATTTATTACTCTTGCCCATGTAAATCCCCAATCATTCCCAGGAAATAAGGAACATCATAAGGA caaCAATTACGTATCAATGTGGTTCCTTGGAATAATTTTTCGGAGAGTAGAAAATGCAGAAAGTGTTAATATAGACTTGACATATGATATACAGTCATTTACTGATACAG TGTACAGACAGGCAAACAATATAAACATGCTAAAGGAGGGAATGAAAATTGAAGCaactcatgttaaaaaaaaacagcttcaTCACTACCTTCCCACAGAGAttcttcagaagaagaaaaag CAAAGTCTTTCTGATGTCAGTCGAAGTTCAAGTGGACCTCAATCCAAAAGATCATCTCTGGATAGCAGTTGTTTGGATAGCTCCAGAGACACTGATAATGGAACACCTTTTAATTCCCCAGTGTCTACAAACAAGCCTTCCAAGCCTGATATTCCTCCTTCAGCAGAGACAGAAAG GAATAATGCTGAGCCTGCCACCGTAGTTGTGGAAAAGCCACTGACTGTCCCGCCAGCTCAAGGGTTGTCTATTCCCGTCATTGGTGCAA aagtTGACTCTGCAGTAAAAGCTGTATCACCTCCAGCTGTGTGTACCATTCCTACTGTAGTAGGACGAAATGTCATTCCTAGAATCACAACACCCCACAACCCTGCCCAGGGGCAGCCACATCTAAATGGAAAGTCAAATATAACTAAGAATGTTACCCCCAAAAGATCCCACTCCCCATCCATAGATGGGTCTTCTAAGAGGTTGAAGGACATAGAAAAG tttattcGACTTGAATCAACGTTTAAGGAGTCACGTGCTGctgaagacagaaagagaaaatcaatg gatGCCATTGGAGGAGAATGTATGCCTATTCCAACTATTGATACATCACGCAAAAAG AGACCGCCCAGTAAAGAACTACCAGATACATCATCTCCAGTTCCAGCAAATAACATCCGTGTCATCAAAAATTCCATTCGACTGACCCTAAATCG
- the PAPOLG gene encoding poly(A) polymerase gamma isoform X2 → MKEMSSNTMLDSQRQQKHYGITSPISLACPKEIDHIYTQKLIDAMKPFGVFEDEEELNHRLVVLGKLNNLVKEWISENLPPSVVATVGGKIFTFGSYRLGVHTKGADIDALCVAPRHVERSDFFQSFFEKLKHQDGIRNLRAVEDAFVPVIKFEFDGIEIDLVFARLAIQTISDNLDLRDDSRLRSLDIRCIRSLNGCRVTDEILHLVPNKETFRLTLRAVKLWAKRRGIYSNMLGFLGGVSWAMLVARTCQLYPNAAASTLVHKFFLVFSKWEWPNPVLLKQPEESNLNLPVWDPRVNPSDRYHLMPIITPAYPQQNSTYNVSTSTRTVMVEEFKQGLAVTDEILQGKSDWSKLLEPPNFFQKYRHYIVLTASASTEENHLEWVGLVESKIRVLVGNLERNEFITLAHVNPQSFPGNKEHHKDNNYVSMWFLGIIFRRVENAESVNIDLTYDIQSFTDTVYRQANNINMLKEGMKIEATHVKKKQLHHYLPTEILQKKKKQSLSDVSRSSSGPQSKRSSLDSSCLDSSRDTDNGTPFNSPVSTNKPSKPDIPPSAETERNNAEPATVVVEKPLTVPPAQGLSIPVIGAKVDSAVKAVSPPAVCTIPTVVGRNVIPRITTPHNPAQGQPHLNGKSNITKNVTPKRSHSPSIDGSSKRLKDIEKFIRLESTFKESRAAEDRKRKSMDAIGGECMPIPTIDTSRKKRPPSKELPDTSSPVPANNIRVIKNSIRLTLNRCCSILSLIATYSSLRITCYQIIIYNIMALRWRFYCLNFRCLFLCCGNQCLALWTLIKQVLNTAPFFFLSLML, encoded by the exons ATGAAAGAGATGTCTTC AAACACCATGCTGGACAGCCAGCGTCAACAAAAGCATTATGGAATCACCTCTCCAATTAGCTTGGCATGTCCCAAAGAAATTGATCATATTTACACACAGAAATTAATTGATGCCATGAAACCATTTGGAGTATTTGAAGATGAGGAAGAATTGAACCACAG gcTGGTTGTTCTTGGTAAACTGAACAATTTAGTAAAAGAATGGATTTCTGAG aatctcCCACCTTCTGTTGTGGCTACTGTTGGTGGAAAAATTTTCACCTTTGGCTCCTATAGGCTTGGAGTACACACCAAAG GAGCTGACATTGATGCACTTTGTGTTGCTCCAAGACATGTGGAGAGATctgatttttttcagtctttttttgaaaaattgaaacATCAAGATGGCATTAGAAACTTAAGA gCTGTAGAAGATGCCTTTGTGCCTGtcataaaatttgaatttgatGGAATTGAA ATTGATCTAGTCTTTGCAAGACTGGCAATACAAACCATATCAGATAATTTAGATCTAAGAGACGACTCTCGACTGAGAAGCCTTGATATAAGGTGTATTCGCAGCCTAAATG GCTGTAGAGTTACTGATGAAATTTTGCATTTAGTGCCAAATAAAGAAACTTTCAGACTCACCCTAAGAGCAGTCAAACTATGGGCAAAAC GACGTGGTATTTATTCCAACATGTTGGGATTCCTTGGTGGTGTCTCCTGGGCAATGCTAGTTGCAAGAACTTGCCAATTATATCCAAATGCAGCAGCTTCTACTTTAGTTCATAAGTTCTTCTTAGTTTTTTCCAAGTG GGAATGGCCAAATCCTGTGCTGCTAAAGCAACCGGAAGAAAGCAATTTGAATTTGCCAGTTTGGGATCCTCGG GTAAATCCATCAGATAGGTATCATCTCATGCCCATAATCACCCCTGCCTACCCACAACAGAATTCTACGTATAATGTGTCCACATCAACTCGAACAGTAATGGTAGAAGAATTTAAACAAG GTCTCGCAGTTACAGATGAAATTCTTCAAGGGAAATCAGATTGGTCCAAACTCCTTGAGCCGCCAAATTTTTTCCAGAAGTATAG ACATTATATAGTATTGACTGCCAGTGCATCAACAGAAGAAAATCATCTAGAGTG ggTTGGATTAGTAGAATCTAAAATACGTGTACTTGTTGGAAATTTGGAACGGAATGAATTTATTACTCTTGCCCATGTAAATCCCCAATCATTCCCAGGAAATAAGGAACATCATAAGGA caaCAATTACGTATCAATGTGGTTCCTTGGAATAATTTTTCGGAGAGTAGAAAATGCAGAAAGTGTTAATATAGACTTGACATATGATATACAGTCATTTACTGATACAG TGTACAGACAGGCAAACAATATAAACATGCTAAAGGAGGGAATGAAAATTGAAGCaactcatgttaaaaaaaaacagcttcaTCACTACCTTCCCACAGAGAttcttcagaagaagaaaaag CAAAGTCTTTCTGATGTCAGTCGAAGTTCAAGTGGACCTCAATCCAAAAGATCATCTCTGGATAGCAGTTGTTTGGATAGCTCCAGAGACACTGATAATGGAACACCTTTTAATTCCCCAGTGTCTACAAACAAGCCTTCCAAGCCTGATATTCCTCCTTCAGCAGAGACAGAAAG GAATAATGCTGAGCCTGCCACCGTAGTTGTGGAAAAGCCACTGACTGTCCCGCCAGCTCAAGGGTTGTCTATTCCCGTCATTGGTGCAA aagtTGACTCTGCAGTAAAAGCTGTATCACCTCCAGCTGTGTGTACCATTCCTACTGTAGTAGGACGAAATGTCATTCCTAGAATCACAACACCCCACAACCCTGCCCAGGGGCAGCCACATCTAAATGGAAAGTCAAATATAACTAAGAATGTTACCCCCAAAAGATCCCACTCCCCATCCATAGATGGGTCTTCTAAGAGGTTGAAGGACATAGAAAAG tttattcGACTTGAATCAACGTTTAAGGAGTCACGTGCTGctgaagacagaaagagaaaatcaatg gatGCCATTGGAGGAGAATGTATGCCTATTCCAACTATTGATACATCACGCAAAAAG AGACCGCCCAGTAAAGAACTACCAGATACATCATCTCCAGTTCCAGCAAATAACATCCGTGTCATCAAAAATTCCATTCGACTGACCCTAAATCG ATGCTGTAGCATTCTCTCATTGATTGCTACATACAGTTCTCTGAGGATCACCTGCTATCAAATTATCATCTACAATATTATGGCTTTGCGTTGGAGGTTTTACTGCCTTAACTTTCGATGCTTGTTTCTCTGTTGTGGGAACCAGTGCTTGGCTCTCTGGACACTGATAAAACAAGTCCTGAACACcgcccccttcttttttttaagtcttatgtTGTAA